GCGCCCGGGCTTTTGCGCCGAGAATTAAATACTGGGATGCCCTGGGACCTGCTCCCCATTCCACCATTTCATTTACTATCGGAAGCGCTCCATTAAGTCCCGGTCTTGTTTGGGATGTCAGGCGGACGGCGAATTTAATTACATTTTCGGCAACAGGTACCCTCCTCACAAGATTTTGATACTCAATGATCTCTTTCTTTGAAATAATAATTTTGGGAGGTGACTCTTGTGTTCCGGTAGTCATTTTGACAATATTTATCTCTTCGGATTCGGAAGGATAATCTATATTTAAGTTGAACATAAATCGGTCGAGCTGAGCTTCCGGCAAGGGATAGGTTCCTTCCTGCTCAATCGGATTTTGGGTAGCAAGCACAAAAAACGGTTCATCCAGCACATGCGAGTGGCCTGCCGCTGTTACCTGGTGCTCCTGCATCGCTTCCAACAGCGCAGCTTGAGTCTTAGGCGGAGTACGGTTTATCTCATCAGCAAGCAACATATTGGCGAATATCGGACCCTTAACGAAACGAAATTCTCGCTTTCCGGTATTAATTTCCTCTTCCAATATTTCCGTCCCCGTGATATCCGAAGGCATTAAATCAGGAGTGAATTGAATTCTGCTGAAACTGAGGTCTATCACCTGAGATAACGTTTTTATCAGGAGAGTTTTTGCCAAACCCGGTACGCCAACAAGCAGACAATGGCCGTTGGAATACAGGGAAAGTAAAAGACCGGTGATTATCTCTTTTTGACCGACAATTACTTTGCCTATTTCTTCAAGAATATTTTGGTGGGACTCCTGCATGTTATTTGCTAATTCTACATCTGAAATCTTACTTTTTCTTGCCATCGACTGTCCATAATTTTTTGGTATAATCTCTCATTTGGAAAGGAAAATTAACGGCATTTCTATGCAATGTCAACTGCAATGCGGAATTAACCGTCTTAAAATATTTTAAATTGTTCAATTATTCCTGTTGAATCGGCGTTTCTGCCATTTACAGATTTAACTATCACCTCTATACCGTTTTCCGTAACGGTAACTACACAATAATTGTACGCTTCTTCTCTTTTCAGCATTTGAACGTTATATCCCATATTCTGCTCGATCTTTATTTTTTCCATTACCGATTCGTTAGAAGTCAATGGTCTTACAGGAGTACCTCCTCCGCCTGTAATAACAATATGCATCTGATAGGAGATTTCTTCTTCCTCGTAGCTTAGTAAATTATGCTCATAGTAATGTTCGTGACCCGCGAATATCGCAT
Above is a window of Candidatus Neomarinimicrobiota bacterium DNA encoding:
- a CDS encoding AAA family ATPase; this encodes MARKSKISDVELANNMQESHQNILEEIGKVIVGQKEIITGLLLSLYSNGHCLLVGVPGLAKTLLIKTLSQVIDLSFSRIQFTPDLMPSDITGTEILEEEINTGKREFRFVKGPIFANMLLADEINRTPPKTQAALLEAMQEHQVTAAGHSHVLDEPFFVLATQNPIEQEGTYPLPEAQLDRFMFNLNIDYPSESEEINIVKMTTGTQESPPKIIISKKEIIEYQNLVRRVPVAENVIKFAVRLTSQTRPGLNGALPIVNEMVEWGAGPRASQYLILGAKARALLDGRTTPSIEDVIAISKPVLRHRMVMSFASESSGVTADSLIENLITESSEKE